A region of Acaryochloris sp. CCMEE 5410 DNA encodes the following proteins:
- a CDS encoding transposase, whose product MPQTKSHKWIPTFLTLEQFETFVLPHLHIGTRGPQPKLSLHAIFNYILKLLHLGCQWSELPIEKDKNGRPEIHHSSIYRAFRRFETHGCFEDIFKASVSMLNEKGKLDTSVIHGDGTTTAAKKGGDNLGFNGHKHMKGDKVVAFCDRNCNIISPFVTAPGNRNESPLFKTALTQVMSTARTVGIDLIGTVVSLDGVYDSRENRKTIFNRRMVPNINENLRGRKTPKPGPKRLFDSSIFQERFNTIERVFAWEDKFKRLLLRFERISKLHYALKSLAYTMINLRHFCQG is encoded by the coding sequence ATGCCTCAAACTAAGTCCCATAAATGGATTCCAACATTCTTAACCCTTGAGCAGTTTGAGACATTTGTCTTACCCCATTTGCACATCGGCACTCGGGGACCTCAACCCAAGCTCTCTTTGCATGCCATCTTCAACTACATTTTGAAGTTGCTGCACTTGGGATGTCAGTGGAGTGAACTACCCATTGAAAAGGACAAAAATGGGCGACCGGAAATTCACCACTCCAGTATTTATAGAGCCTTTCGACGCTTTGAAACCCATGGGTGTTTTGAAGACATTTTCAAGGCGTCAGTCTCAATGCTTAATGAAAAAGGAAAGTTAGACACTAGCGTTATTCATGGAGATGGGACAACCACTGCAGCCAAGAAAGGCGGCGACAATCTGGGATTCAATGGCCACAAACATATGAAGGGAGACAAGGTGGTAGCCTTCTGTGATCGCAACTGCAATATCATCTCTCCATTTGTGACTGCCCCAGGTAACCGGAACGAGTCACCTCTATTCAAAACGGCACTGACGCAAGTGATGAGTACGGCCCGAACAGTAGGCATAGACTTGATTGGGACTGTCGTCAGCTTGGATGGCGTGTACGATAGTCGTGAGAATCGCAAGACCATTTTCAATCGAAGGATGGTGCCAAATATCAATGAAAATCTTCGGGGGAGAAAGACGCCAAAGCCAGGTCCTAAAAGACTGTTCGACTCATCCATCTTTCAAGAGAGATTCAATACTATTGAGCGAGTCTTTGCCTGGGAGGATAAATTCAAGCGCTTGCTACTGCGATTCGAGCGGATCAGCAAACTGCACTATGCCTTGAAAAGCTTGGCATACACGATGATCAATCTCCGTCATTTTTGCCAAGGTTAG
- a CDS encoding DUF4157 domain-containing protein, which yields MKRTHSYKPEKSKSQPIPQPISSDQAQSATPVPPPLQAKTNEEGLAEWKAQQEKWERFGTPWKDKVPNPSGELVQPWIQRKLTLGEPGDKYEQEADRVASQVVHQINAPSLSQFNQGQSVQQEKELEGEMQAKSLRAAIQRRQAMTDEEASADLESAISSARGGGQPLDAGLQQPMGQAMGADFSGVRVHTDVQSDQLNQSIQARAFTTGQDVFFRQGEYQPTQPVGQELIAHELTHVVQQQKQQVQRNLIPLTQQVSDAEEAVVQRQVVLARDKPSGDFVELTSINYAVKRAGRPVGVLKDADFSKMGEGETLYIVAHGAPGESGDYTADEIVNKLFSGSKALQNKIKGVYFTSCYAGKGETDDMTNSVVAKIKTAFDGKGWSGVTVSGARGPSIKSDEVGDEFAVVDPNQKGIAGDVQKLLEKIYEPRQKTKEAIEKAESEASTPLTLEEKAAIASRETGKFYKQFIASLKDPVKVSKSLKELLLNNTIDKDKIPHVNQLIEILEKGPDLLLEPPMLKLVSQKKFCFITTACVEARGLSDDCYELQMLRDFRDTYMRTIVNGDAMIERYYDIAPKIVASIKEKPNASDILGGLYKRVVESVKFIEAKQYQKALQNYIIVVRELEEEYL from the coding sequence ATGAAGCGTACTCATTCTTATAAGCCAGAAAAATCTAAGTCACAACCGATACCTCAACCAATATCATCAGATCAGGCTCAATCAGCAACACCAGTTCCTCCCCCCCTTCAAGCCAAAACAAATGAAGAGGGTTTGGCTGAATGGAAAGCTCAACAGGAGAAGTGGGAAAGGTTTGGAACGCCCTGGAAAGATAAGGTTCCTAATCCATCCGGAGAATTGGTACAACCTTGGATTCAGCGAAAGCTGACACTTGGAGAACCGGGAGATAAGTATGAACAGGAAGCGGATCGGGTTGCTTCTCAGGTAGTACATCAAATTAATGCCCCTTCTTTATCTCAATTCAATCAAGGGCAATCCGTGCAGCAAGAGAAAGAACTGGAAGGGGAGATGCAAGCGAAAAGTCTTCGTGCTGCTATCCAGCGTCGTCAAGCAATGACAGATGAGGAAGCATCAGCAGATTTAGAGTCTGCTATCAGTAGCGCGAGGGGTGGTGGTCAGCCATTGGATGCAGGATTGCAACAGCCAATGGGTCAGGCGATGGGGGCAGATTTTAGTGGGGTAAGGGTGCATACGGATGTCCAATCAGACCAGTTAAATCAATCGATTCAGGCAAGGGCGTTTACGACGGGACAAGATGTGTTTTTTCGGCAAGGAGAATATCAGCCTACCCAGCCCGTAGGCCAAGAGCTGATTGCCCATGAATTAACTCACGTTGTGCAGCAACAAAAACAACAGGTGCAGCGTAACCTGATTCCCTTGACACAACAAGTATCCGATGCAGAAGAGGCCGTTGTCCAGCGTCAAGTTGTCCTGGCTAGGGACAAACCTTCGGGCGACTTTGTAGAGCTAACGTCAATCAATTACGCAGTGAAGAGAGCAGGACGTCCTGTTGGAGTCCTTAAAGACGCTGATTTCAGCAAAATGGGTGAGGGAGAAACGCTCTATATTGTGGCCCATGGCGCACCTGGGGAGAGCGGGGACTATACAGCCGATGAGATTGTGAACAAGCTGTTCAGTGGTTCGAAGGCATTACAAAATAAAATTAAAGGGGTCTACTTTACCTCCTGCTATGCAGGCAAGGGTGAAACCGATGACATGACTAATTCAGTGGTTGCAAAAATCAAGACCGCCTTTGATGGCAAGGGGTGGTCGGGGGTTACAGTGAGTGGTGCTCGAGGTCCGTCTATCAAGTCTGATGAGGTTGGGGATGAGTTCGCTGTTGTGGATCCAAATCAAAAAGGCATTGCCGGAGATGTACAAAAGTTATTAGAGAAGATATATGAACCTCGACAGAAGACAAAAGAAGCTATTGAAAAAGCTGAATCCGAAGCATCAACCCCACTCACTTTGGAAGAAAAGGCTGCGATCGCCAGTCGGGAAACGGGTAAGTTCTACAAACAATTTATTGCTTCTCTCAAGGACCCCGTAAAGGTTTCAAAAAGCTTAAAAGAACTGCTCTTAAATAACACAATAGACAAGGATAAAATCCCCCATGTTAATCAGCTGATCGAAATTTTAGAAAAAGGCCCTGACTTACTTTTGGAACCACCCATGCTGAAACTGGTGAGTCAAAAGAAATTCTGCTTCATTACCACTGCATGCGTTGAGGCTAGAGGCTTATCGGATGACTGCTACGAACTACAGATGTTGAGAGATTTCCGTGACACTTATATGCGAACCATTGTTAATGGAGATGCAATGATTGAGCGCTATTACGACATCGCACCCAAGATTGTTGCGAGTATAAAGGAAAAACCCAATGCATCGGATATTTTGGGAGGACTTTATAAGAGAGTGGTTGAGTCTGTGAAATTTATCGAGGCGAAACAATACCAGAAAGCCCTACAAAACTACATCATCGTGGTTCGAGAACTGGAGGAAGAGTATCTTTAA
- a CDS encoding pentapeptide repeat-containing protein: MANEEQVDLLKQGVDVWNEWRQENFGVNIDLSCAGFSWDNCRKANLSGANLTDAKLSFISLSGANLSGADLSGADLSDADLSDANLTSANLSGAILTDAVLESANLSGADLSGAKLCSAYLSNAILCDVNLSDAYLFVANLCNANVSYADLSGANLSDAILKGVVLNGANLSGAKLTSANLSGAILKDVVLNGASLSSIQFRKANLSGADLSGTDLSGTDLSGANLSGADLSGADLSGTNLSNAILDSADLSGAIITDQTHMDPKWNLVYQLVNNGGLEKDLSGADLSGANLSGADLSGADLSGANLSGANLSNAKLKYANLTKTCLKRAILQETDCLKANLSHVNLNKAICRRAVFKLANLSNANLYDVHLSGADFEAAVLTLVDFRMSTFRELSKNGISKASFKSANLSKTNFSNTDLSRINFSESNLTYAILSEVDLSGADLSYANLRGALLKRATILGTSFQHAILTGICKQEWNANAETNFDGVRCDYIYLKESQKERCPHNPNENFEAGEFTKRFQISKNILELAFRDGMPWKSFAQVFNDVNQEVLSKYDAELYLQEYKVLGDGLVILKIAHPADVDADNLQEKLQTGVQLLEESKLKNARLEGKLEEKDNTLQQLIRLLSPSEQLERGIELGKGLVRHSIVNTGDNVNIAAGSNNSQLNHQEESGINKQPKSFFRRFLDDGQDINFIVTIVKSVSTIIFITLLAVSPFAVDRIKHIFNQNESPVIPSKINKSNTDISFPQKSSTAYPQKLN, encoded by the coding sequence ATGGCGAATGAGGAGCAGGTTGATTTACTGAAGCAGGGTGTTGATGTTTGGAATGAATGGCGTCAGGAAAATTTTGGGGTAAATATAGACCTCAGTTGCGCTGGCTTCTCTTGGGACAATTGCAGAAAGGCTAACCTCAGTGGTGCCAATCTCACCGATGCAAAACTTAGTTTTATCAGCCTCAGTGGTGCAAATCTCAGTGGTGCTGACCTCAGTGGTGCTGACCTCAGTGATGCTGACCTCAGTGATGCCAACCTTACTAGTGCCAACCTCAGCGGTGCAATTCTAACTGATGCAGTTCTGGAAAGTGCTAACCTCAGTGGTGCTGACCTCAGTGGTGCCAAACTTTGTAGTGCTTACCTCAGCAATGCAATTCTCTGCGATGTCAACCTTAGTGATGCTTACCTATTTGTTGCTAATCTTTGCAATGCTAACGTTAGCTATGCTGACCTCAGTGGTGCTAACCTCAGTGATGCAATTCTCAAGGGTGTTGTTCTCAATGGTGCCAATCTAAGTGGTGCCAAGCTTACCAGTGCCAACCTTAGTGGAGCAATTCTCAAGGATGTTGTTCTCAATGGCGCCAGTCTTTCTAGCATCCAGTTCAGGAAGGCAAACCTCAGTGGTGCTGACCTCAGTGGTACTGACCTCAGTGGTACTGACCTCAGTGGTGCAAATCTCAGTGGTGCTGACCTCAGTGGTGCTGACCTCAGTGGTACTAACCTCAGTAATGCAATTCTAGATAGTGCTGATCTTAGTGGTGCCATAATTACTGATCAGACGCACATGGATCCTAAATGGAATCTTGTTTACCAATTAGTAAATAACGGTGGGTTAGAAAAAGACCTCAGTGGTGCTGACCTCAGTGGTGCAAATCTCAGTGGTGCTGACCTCAGTGGTGCTGACCTCAGTGGTGCAAATCTCAGTGGTGCTAATCTTAGTAACGCTAAACTGAAGTATGCCAATCTCACAAAAACCTGTCTAAAAAGAGCAATTCTTCAGGAAACTGACTGTTTAAAAGCCAATCTTAGTCATGTAAATCTTAATAAGGCTATATGTCGTAGAGCAGTTTTCAAATTAGCAAATCTTAGCAACGCAAACCTATATGATGTTCATTTGAGTGGTGCCGACTTTGAGGCAGCGGTGCTTACTTTAGTGGACTTTAGAATGTCTACTTTCAGAGAACTTTCAAAAAACGGTATTAGTAAGGCTAGCTTCAAAAGCGCTAATCTAAGCAAAACTAATTTTTCAAATACTGACCTTTCTAGAATTAATTTTAGTGAATCTAATTTAACCTATGCAATCCTATCAGAGGTTGATCTTAGTGGTGCTGACCTCAGCTATGCTAATCTTAGGGGTGCTTTACTAAAGAGAGCAACCATTTTAGGTACTAGTTTCCAACATGCAATATTGACTGGGATTTGCAAGCAAGAATGGAATGCCAATGCTGAAACAAACTTTGATGGTGTCAGGTGCGACTATATCTATTTAAAAGAGAGTCAAAAAGAACGATGCCCACATAATCCTAATGAAAATTTTGAAGCTGGGGAATTTACCAAGCGATTTCAAATATCTAAAAATATTCTTGAGCTTGCTTTTAGAGATGGTATGCCTTGGAAATCTTTTGCTCAAGTATTCAATGACGTTAATCAAGAAGTACTTAGTAAGTATGATGCTGAACTATACCTTCAAGAATACAAAGTATTAGGTGATGGTTTAGTTATACTAAAAATTGCTCATCCTGCTGATGTAGATGCGGATAATCTTCAGGAAAAACTTCAGACTGGTGTTCAACTACTAGAAGAGTCAAAGCTTAAAAATGCAAGATTAGAGGGTAAGTTGGAAGAAAAAGATAATACATTACAGCAACTTATACGTTTACTTTCTCCGAGTGAGCAACTTGAGAGAGGGATTGAACTAGGTAAGGGACTAGTCAGGCATTCTATTGTTAATACAGGAGATAATGTAAATATAGCTGCTGGCAGTAATAATTCACAATTAAATCATCAAGAAGAAAGTGGTATAAATAAACAACCGAAATCTTTTTTTCGACGCTTTTTGGATGATGGGCAAGATATTAATTTCATAGTAACAATTGTCAAATCAGTCTCCACAATCATTTTTATTACTCTTCTTGCAGTTTCACCATTTGCTGTTGATCGCATAAAGCATATATTTAACCAAAATGAATCCCCTGTTATACCATCTAAAATAAATAAATCTAATACTGATATAAGCTTTCCCCAGAAATCTTCCACAGCATATCCCCAGAAGCTAAACTAA
- a CDS encoding SRPBCC family protein: MTDWLEHTVQVDVEANIDLVWKLWSDLEQMPNWMKWISSVKVLEENPDLSRMSLASGGFEFSWLLRITRLVTNQIIQFESVDGLPNRGAIRFYKRGPNSTIKLTVAYAIPGILGKIMDNLLLGRIVESTIQADLDRFRAYALTASKQE; this comes from the coding sequence ATGACTGATTGGCTTGAACACACTGTCCAAGTTGATGTTGAAGCGAATATTGATTTGGTGTGGAAACTCTGGTCTGACCTAGAGCAGATGCCTAACTGGATGAAATGGATTTCCTCTGTAAAAGTATTAGAAGAAAATCCAGATCTTTCCCGAATGAGCTTGGCCTCTGGCGGATTTGAATTTAGTTGGTTATTGCGTATTACTCGACTGGTGACCAATCAAATCATTCAATTTGAGTCAGTTGATGGCCTCCCCAACCGTGGGGCAATCCGATTCTATAAGCGGGGACCAAATAGCACTATTAAGCTTACTGTGGCTTATGCAATCCCAGGTATTTTAGGCAAAATTATGGATAATCTACTTTTAGGTCGCATCGTAGAATCTACAATCCAAGCTGATCTGGATCGATTCCGTGCTTATGCTTTGACAGCTAGCAAGCAAGAATAG